The DNA segment GTTGACTGGAGAAACGAACGTTATCGCTTCTGTTCTTTTTCGCGATACCGGGACTTTAACAGCCGTGTGATTGgtcaatttattttattttttcttcgCAGGAAGCTGACCACTGGGGGGAACGTGTTCGGTGTCCACATCGGCAAATCGGGAACTTGCTACGTGTcggttgtgacgtcaaaagGAGACAGGTTGATCCAGGCATTCGATAGGTCAGGGGTCATGATAAAGTCTTTTCCGGCGCGCGCCACTAAAGCCGGAAAACCCTTTGAACCTTACCAGGTagtctatgacgtcataaatatcTACATGAACACATTTTATTCTGTGTTTTTCATAACTTTGACGAAAATTTTTCCTTCTGATAGATCCACGAGACTCCAGAGGGCCACCTTGCGGTTGCGAGCGGAAACTGCGTCACCGTGTGGACAAAGGAGGGCAAGCTGGTGATAGAGCACGGAAGGAACATGTTCAAATTCGCCAAGTGCCTGGCGGTGCGTTCGACTGGTACGTTGCCGTGGCAACATGAAATAGTTTTTCGTCACAAGACCGTTTTACAGCTTCCTGCCAGTCACGTCAACCAAACTTTGTAATTATGTCAATGACCTGTCCATGCATGAACCGGTGTGTGCCGAACCATTTGTTTGTTTCGAAATTCTAAAACCTCGCAAGTGTAAACGTTTCAACCTAAACTTGACGGAGACAATACAACGACACATACATATGTATGTagcaaataaaattgttatgGATACGTTTCCGATCACGACATAAAAATTCCATCGCTTTGTGCTTGTGTTCGTTTCAAATCTCGGTCTCCCACCTTTTTATCTTAAGCTCATGAAGTCAATGTAAAGGTGTTTTTACGATCTCTATGTGTACGATATGATTTAATTctgatttttatttacttgAAAGGCGAAATTATCGTCACTGACACCGACAATGACGCAGTGAAAGTGATCTCGGCGAGTGGGCAACAGATTTATCAACTcgaagcaaaatttaaatgtCCGGTAGGTGTCGCCGTCGACAGCAACGATCACGTGATAGTCGCCGATTGGACAGATCAGATTAAggtaaaaagataaaaatattttgaaggtGATGATTTTAATCATGGtctattcaaatattttcctgACAATGCACGctgtgacatcataaacaCCTTGTTAGGTTTTCGACGAGAATAACGAATTGATTCAAACATTTGGCAAGAAAGGCGGCCGCGATGGAGAACTCGACCTGCCGTACGGTGTCGCTGTTGACTGCGAGGACAACATAGTGGTGGCGGACATGTGGAACCATAGACTCTCAGTGTACTCGTCCGACGGGACGTTCCTCAAACACCTGGCGTCGGAGCCAGACCAGTCTGTTCGCATGCCAGCTCACGTTTCAGTCGCCAGTGGCACATCGGCGGAAGACTATCGTCTGGCGGTCACCGACTTTGGAGCGAACTCTGTCCGATTGATAGCGTATTGAATGGCCGCGAGGTGTCGCCTAAGTGGCATTGATTTTGCAAGTTGGAAAAGCCCCGTAGAAGTATAGAGAATTTTTCATTCAAgtatgtgacgtcatacgTCGCGACGAGTACTTGATCGAGGGGGGCTGATTCGTCCTTCGTTTCTGTCGCGAAGtgttattttcttttgtacaCGGCAACGTTCCTTTTCGATTAAAttatattcaattttttttgaatgatATTCTGACTCCAAACTTTTCCGACAAGAATATTGCGTTGGTCACTCGAAATACATCACGAATTATCCTGTGCGCTGACACCAGGTCCATAGAAATCTACAGACGGGCAAATTTCTCTCCGTTTTTCATTCTATCTCTGCTCTGATGCTTCAAACTCGTGCAGTTGCGCAGGAAAATTAATAAATCGAAGAAATGTTACAATGGGAAAGAAACTTTTAAGAACTGTAGCCGCTAGCAGGGAGGGTGGGACGCAGTGACCATTGTTATTTGACGACGCTGACGATATTCTAGAACGaacaaacaattgaaatgAATTCGAGAGTCGTTTTTCATGTATTTGTTACAAAACGGATTCGAATGGTGTCCAGTGTCTCTAGATctttgaaaatacatggatcaaacaaattttgtttgtttgaaaaaacaagAGCTTCTAATCGCGGTTGAGGACAGGCGAGGTCTGTTTCTATTCTAAATCATAAACAAGCATCTCTGTAACCATCGCTTGCGCCTAGAAAATGagcaaattattattttaagtttttttttaaaaactgatcGATTATGTTTCTGATATGAGAGAAAGGAAAGGGATTTGACAAAGCAGTAATTTGAGCGTCTTTAAGTCAGCATGAACGGCAGCTATTCGTGCGTAATGATTTGGCCAACAATATGCAATCACCTTTCTCAGCTTTTGTCTTAAATACCTGTAAAAAGCTAATTGTGATTCGACAAGTTACAAACCTCAAGGTTAATCCGGCCAGAGTCGTAAACGGGCAGAGCGACGACTAATTTATGAACCTTCGGTGCCTGTTCGTGATCGTAAAATCTCGTCCAAGATAAATCGCTTCATCGGTGAAATTTACGACCGGCCTTTTGTAAATTTCCTTAAACGCGCCTGTTGAAAGAACGAAGATTAGCAAGTTGTAAAAATACGAATTTGAAGATAATTTTCGTGCGGTAGTCAACTCTGTAGTTGCTCTTCATATAGAGCATATTGTATATTGCATCAGCAAACAAAGGAAGTTATAAATTGTCAACTTACAGTTGCATCTGTTTGCGGGCTAAGTAGGATTTAGTAATAAGAACACGCGTAGTGGTTGGGAAAAAACTTCGATTACAACAGCTTCGAACGATTCCGGTTCCATGGTTGAAAGCATTTCAAAGAGCGACGTCATTAAGCGGTGTACGCGCGATGGCAGGAACAGTTCCAAGAAATCTTTGCCGGTCATTTGGTTCAAAAGGGCAAGTGATTGTGTATGTTGATGATTACAGTTGGTCGTTCAAGGACCTGCTGAACGAAGTAACTCCTTTAGTCCGACTGCTGTAAGTGTCTGAGATTTACACAAGGGGATCTGACTCATAAACTTGATCAAATGAAAAGGCGACGACATAATGACGTTGATACAAGGAGGTCACAGTTGCGAGACAGTCGCAATTAATTACACGAGCTATGTCtgtaagttaaaaatttcAGATATTCGAGTTAAACCACTTTGATAGAATTGAGTTAGTTTTATCTTGGAACAACATTATTTGAGTTTTGGTCAAAATCAACTCAAATCTCGGACATCAAGCAGCGAGTCAAAGGCAGAGTTGGTCGAAGGAATGAAAGATTATTTGCGTTCGCCTTTTGCGCGCTTGTCACATTTGTTTTGATTCTATAGAAGTCAGCTTTTAAAGGCTATTGTTGACTCTAATTCTTAAATAGCAACGAAGCAGGGCTCGGCTTATCCATtcaataaacttttgtttgcttAGCAACAAACCCCAAATCCAGGCGGCCGGTCGTAAAGTCAAAagaaagtaaaaaacaaacacgGTTACATGATGTCGTGATCGTAAGCCGCGACCagtgttatgacgtcacaattactCTGACAACAAGCGATTCGAGTGGCGaggaaataaataattttcccACGATGAATCGAGGAGTGAAGGATCGTTGAAGGCGATTTGACGAATCGCGATAATTCGTCGTCGGACAGTTTCCGGTTCAAGTTCACCAATCATGTTGCcttcaatttaaaaactgcGATTATTTCGTTTCTCGAAGTACGGCAACTGGCAGAAAGTTAGGAGCTGTGGCCACAGGATAGGATGTTACAATTGTCGCTATATCGCAGTTGTATCCAAGCTTGATGCTGCTCAAACACATCTCGTGCTCAGGTGTTGTTGAATATTCAGATGTCTGCATCGTGCAGGCGATGATGGAGAGAAGTTGGTGATACTTCATTTTATGCTGAGATTATTTTAGCCGCTGATGGAAGTCGTTGAACTTAACCTGGTAATAATTTCAATCGTTTATTGATGCCACAGATCACCTTATCATAGGATCCACAACATGACGAAATCTGCTTCTGGTCTTAATCTGTTTAAATCTTTGTAATAATTTCGAGAACCATCAGTTTGAAGAATTAAGCTTGGAGCCCTGAGATGGCGGATCGAATTATCGCGGCACTGGATTATTTGGACGCGCACACAGAGATCGTTCTGCAGAAATCCAAACATGTAAGTCATCTGCCTGGTTGCGTTGATGACTGTGTGGAATAATAAACTTTGTGTAGTCACAAAAGCAGCAATGAgcttttgttaaagtttcatCGTTATAGACAATATTATTAATGAAAAGCAAATACTAAATGTGATGGCGGGTACGTTTTATGACCTGCTACAAGCTACAATGGTAACTGGTACCTGGTAGAAGGTACATTGTGATACGTCACCAATACTGTACTTGTGACGTTTGCGTGACAAAAATATCCTCCCATCCATTCTATTTCGTTTCGTTGAATCTTTTGAACGTAACTTGATGTCGTCATATTTAGCTTTCCTTGCTTAAGCTAATAGCAGTTAGCAGGCTGCTAGTTCGttacaaatttaacttcaCCAGCCCACAGTGTACAGTTTAGCTTGAGCACGCGTGCGCTTTCCAGTCCTCACGAATCAAGAAGTCTTTTAAATCTTTGGCGATGCAAACACCTCTGTGACTACAACAGTCAACTTCAAATCTACGTCActtgattgtgacgtcatcttcaTTTTTTCAGCGATGCCTTGGAGACATCGACGCaaagtatgacgtcatcgatcCGACCGAGCTTCCTTTCCAGCCGGTTATTAAAAATAATCTGATGCTCTCGGGCACCACCAGGACGAATATTTCCCGCGAAAAGACGATCCAGCAAATCGTGGACGAGGACCGGGAAAAAATTGTCCAATCAGCCCAGAGAACAAGGTAATCACGTGATATTGCCACTGCAGCATGTGTGGTGCAAACCGTGTGatgattgtgacgtaatagaACTTTTGCACGATGTAAGTTAGATAGCGAGCTGTTGTTGCAGCTACGTTTCTGCCAATCCACGTTAAAATCGTGGCTGCCGCTATTTCAACAGAAAAAATCGCGCCCTCGCAGCTATTTACCTCGTTTCTTGTCAAACTAACttaaatattataacataGTTATATAAACCGCCTAACCTAAACTAACCTAACTGCCTATcattaacaacaggctgcgtcaGTGGCAATTTAAGAGGGTGGCTGACTGGACTGTAGTCTGAAGGCCCCGAATTTTAGTGATTCGTGAGTTGCAACAGAAATACTTCTAAGAAcagaaatgatttttttttcatgttaaaTGCTAAATAGAACTCGTCTGAGTCTgttttttataagaaaattaACGTCAggtatttttgtataattttgtcGTTCTTTTGATAATATTACGTCATTAACTCACTACGTCACCTAAGTTATAATTTCACTGAGTATGACGCAATATCAAATCACTTACTCGGCCTGCTTCTCATATACTGACCACCCCTTGGGCTGTGTGGTCTCACTCTCTAAAACTATAATGGAGGAACATGCCGGCTATATCCCTCATGTATTGGAACGTATGAAagctatgacgtcatcaaaagCACAAAATGCTTATCAATTTTTCTTCCCTTATATTGAGCGTTATCGCGCTATTGTTGTATCCGTGCCAGACCCTttaattattacgtaataagtgGATGATTAGGTGTAGGTGGGTAACATTGATTCCATTTAAGGATCCTTTTGCCCGGATCGAAATTGTGACGTAAGTTCTACCCCGGTTTACAATTGCTTTAAAAGCCGGTACATTTCGTCATTTAAAGAAATCGGTTGTTGACCTTCAAAGATTTGCCGCGTTTTATTGTTTGACCTCAATAAACGATTTTACCAACAATCTCACAGAATTATTCACAGTGGCCAAGATATTAGCCAGTTTACAAGCGCATTGCTTAAAACTTACAAAAGCGATTCTTTGTCGCATCATTTTAAACTATCCAATTTCCTGTCCATAGAAACGAAGCCTTTAATTACGCAACAGAAGTGTTTTGATATTCCCAAAGCGCCATGGCTGGCAACGCTTTGCGCTTTTTGTGTGTTTATGCtgtaaataaaagaaatatttttatgtattatCAAACATTGTTAGAAGAGGTTCCTAAATGTCGCTATTGTTAGTAATAAGGGTTTAATGCTCCTGCCTTGGTGGGGTACTTGTTTTCCCTGAATAGCGCACCTGGTCATTCGCTTGTAAGTTTGTGTTGGACTAATCCAATATTCTGGATTACTACATAGTTCAAAATCCTTTAGACATTTAGCTATAAATAGTCAAAAACGTCACGTTTGttaatttattctttttagtACTTTGTGTATTCAGCATAAAACCATTTCTTGCTGCGTTGTCGTGAAAAAAATGCTTGACCGTAATTTGCTTCATTTGATTCTCAGGTCTGCCATCTCGCGGAAAACAAATCCTCAGAGTCGTCCACAAACGTCGCTATCAAGCGCCAGCGGATTTCTCAGCAACGGAAATCGACGTCAAAATCATCGGCTAACGTCACGAGCTACGTCATCGTGTGCTTCACAAACGAGCGTGAAGAAATTGACCTTCACCCAGCCCGGGGTGGAAGTAGGTCCCAGTGACGCAAGAGATGACGTCATGCAGGAAATAGCAAACAAACCGCTCACCCACAATCCGTCCCTGGTTAAGGTGAGTTTAATGGTTCTAGGTCGGTTCAATCCATGGACGATCCAACCAACGCTTGTGGGTTGAATTTTCCAACCACCGGATGAACGATTAATCGCAAGTTAAATTAGTTTTATCTACTCAGTGTAcattatttttgctttgtggTCGGTAACATGTAAACTCGAGCAAAATGAGTGAAAGAATAATTGGGTCGTTGTCATGAACTGTAGAGAGAATGTGTTTGATTAATagataaataaacatttaaacgCCTCTAAAATAATactaatttgtttgttttgatccGAAAAATTGCTGCTAAATTCTACAAATTTATTTCGAATCTTTAAATTTAGTCCCGCAGCGCCCCCGCGCGGAGCAGAACCGCCCCACACGCTCTCGCTCATCGCGTCAGCATTGGTTGTCgttctatgacgtcacttaaGCATTCGCGGCCGTTACGAGATGGTTTGAAACGCGCTCAGACCGCTCGAGACAAATATGAGACAAAGGCAGGACCCTTTGCCAAGGTTAAGGTGAGAAAATCTTGAACTTGGTTGTGACTGAAAGTTTCGCCTATGTAGATaaaaattatgacatcattttcttattacgtcatgttacCATGGACTCCGTCGTCTAGGTTTCCAGCTCGGATATGTGGGTGGTGTCCGACTCGACGCCGGCCTCGTATTTTAACGGAGATCTTCTTGGGGAGTTGGAAAACGAAGGAGCGAGGAAAACGGCAAATTGGGAAGAAGCTGCGGACTCTGTTCCCCGCGAG comes from the Clavelina lepadiformis chromosome 5, kaClaLepa1.1, whole genome shotgun sequence genome and includes:
- the LOC143460482 gene encoding uncharacterized protein LOC143460482, whose protein sequence is MSGGGKRSPNSSKKQGLAQRPYSMFVGSQYLKAGSGDNLSVTSSSSSSSFADPSSPSRSPTSSLNRSAVKQGKRNSEFYIGNFDSVNCTGRSIDINSNNTDKFYSPPYGDKRKKKGDLSTRVTMQPAGPSARTWTVPKSVKKLTTGGNVFGVHIGKSGTCYVSVVTSKGDRLIQAFDRSGVMIKSFPARATKAGKPFEPYQIHETPEGHLAVASGNCVTVWTKEGKLVIEHGRNMFKFAKCLAVRSTGEIIVTDTDNDAVKVISASGQQIYQLEAKFKCPVGVAVDSNDHVIVADWTDQIKVFDENNELIQTFGKKGGRDGELDLPYGVAVDCEDNIVVADMWNHRLSVYSSDGTFLKHLASEPDQSVRMPAHVSVASGTSAEDYRLAVTDFGANSVRLIAY